From a region of the Kaistia sp. 32K genome:
- a CDS encoding glycoside hydrolase family 44 protein, with protein sequence MNTGSPVPPTRRAVLAGGFAAGLAGALPARAQSEGRWTLRVADGGRQRPIHPLIYGSNEIGTMDGGAPSAELDRAAGVTARRLGGNLMTTYNWVNNAANSGKDYHQANGSFLLDVLGLPKSEWSRPALLIETMHETSLAMGAQSLVTVPLAGYVAADFDGPVGPEESAPSPRFVPVRWEGGRSASDPIDPTVADIPQCLARLVERFGGADSERGIPAYALDNEPGLWAETHPRVVTSKPTIRALLEKSLTAARAIKRIDPAARVFGPVSWGASEMANFHDAPDWDHYRAHGSFLAAYLDAFRRASEQDGIRLLDALDVHWYPYSRKGDLFRTEDPALAQALLDAPRSLTEPGFREDSWVTEALPEGGEPGLPLLPSLEAIAAENFPGTQIAVTEFNYGGAGQVASGLALADVLGRFGRHDIVFASHWGSLDGRLGDAYRLYRDKDATGRRFGDRSLDVAITGSPGLVAYAATAADWPGVHVVVINKSDQPARLDIGFDTPRALAATIGFDGSLPGVTAIDGGAQAIDGGWRLALPARAARRYAFR encoded by the coding sequence GTGAACACCGGGTCGCCGGTCCCGCCGACACGGCGCGCCGTGCTCGCGGGCGGGTTCGCCGCAGGTCTAGCCGGCGCCCTGCCGGCCCGGGCGCAATCGGAAGGACGTTGGACGCTTCGCGTCGCCGATGGCGGCAGGCAGCGCCCGATCCACCCGCTGATCTACGGCTCGAACGAGATCGGCACCATGGATGGCGGCGCGCCCTCCGCCGAACTCGACCGGGCCGCCGGGGTCACGGCGCGCCGGCTCGGCGGCAATCTGATGACGACCTACAACTGGGTCAACAACGCCGCCAATTCCGGCAAGGACTACCACCAGGCCAACGGTTCGTTCCTGCTCGACGTGCTCGGCCTGCCGAAATCGGAATGGAGCCGGCCGGCGCTGCTGATCGAAACGATGCACGAGACGTCGCTGGCGATGGGCGCGCAGAGCCTCGTCACCGTGCCGCTCGCAGGATATGTCGCTGCCGATTTCGACGGCCCGGTCGGCCCGGAGGAAAGCGCGCCGTCACCGCGCTTCGTGCCGGTGCGGTGGGAGGGCGGCCGAAGCGCGAGCGACCCGATCGACCCCACTGTTGCCGACATCCCGCAGTGTCTCGCCCGCCTCGTCGAGCGCTTCGGCGGCGCGGACAGCGAGCGCGGCATCCCCGCCTATGCGCTCGACAACGAGCCCGGCCTCTGGGCCGAGACGCATCCGCGCGTCGTCACCTCGAAGCCGACGATCCGCGCCTTGCTCGAAAAATCGCTCACCGCAGCTAGGGCAATCAAGCGGATCGATCCGGCGGCGCGCGTGTTCGGCCCGGTGAGCTGGGGCGCGTCGGAGATGGCGAATTTCCACGACGCGCCGGACTGGGACCACTATCGCGCCCATGGCAGCTTCCTCGCCGCCTATCTCGACGCGTTTCGCCGCGCTTCGGAGCAGGACGGCATCCGCCTGCTCGATGCGCTCGACGTGCACTGGTATCCCTACAGCCGCAAGGGCGACCTGTTCCGCACCGAAGATCCCGCTTTGGCGCAGGCGCTCCTCGACGCGCCGCGCTCGCTGACCGAGCCGGGGTTTCGCGAGGACAGCTGGGTGACGGAGGCGCTGCCGGAGGGCGGTGAGCCCGGGCTGCCGCTGCTGCCGAGCCTCGAGGCGATCGCCGCCGAAAACTTCCCCGGCACGCAGATCGCCGTCACCGAGTTCAACTATGGCGGCGCCGGCCAGGTCGCTTCCGGCCTCGCGCTCGCCGACGTCCTCGGCCGCTTCGGCCGGCACGACATCGTCTTCGCCAGCCATTGGGGCAGCCTCGACGGCAGGCTCGGCGACGCCTACCGGCTCTATCGCGACAAGGACGCGACGGGCCGACGCTTCGGCGATCGCTCGCTCGACGTCGCGATCACGGGCTCGCCCGGCCTCGTCGCCTATGCGGCGACGGCGGCCGACTGGCCGGGCGTGCATGTCGTCGTGATCAACAAATCGGACCAGCCCGCGAGGCTCGACATCGGCTTCGACACGCCCCGCGCGCTGGCCGCCACGATCGGCTTCGACGGGTCTCTGCCCGGCGTGACGGCGATCGACGGCGGGGCGCAGGCGATCGACGGCGGCTGGCGGCTTGCCCTGCCGGCTCGCGCGGCGCGGCGTTACGCGTTCCGATGA
- a CDS encoding amidohydrolase family protein → MTTETTLFSGGIIVDGLGSDPVRGDVLVQGDRIVRITDGSETLEADRTIAIDGLIIAPGFIDMHTHSDLQVLVQPDHTSKITQGVTTEVLGQDGLSYAPIDEATLAELRAQLKGWNDDPPGFDWNWRSVAEYLKRLDGNTAVNTAYLVPHGNLRMLVMGNAPRLATPDELEQMKALLRTALEEGGVGLSTGLTYVPAMYSDTDELVALCEIVAEYGGFYCPHHRNYGLDALGGYRECFEIARRSGVALHLAHTHLSFECNRGKLPELLKMLDDAIADGVDLTFDSYPYLAGMTTLLSQLPSWALAGTGEEQMARLRSPEDRARIIEALDVTGSDGHQGLTVNWSTVHVVGTPGAPELEWVMESDLATAAAKAGKKPAEFALDILVATERSAPCVFFIGHEEHVRALMQRDEHTVGSDGILVGDRPHPRSWGTFPRMLETYVREEKVLTLAECVRHMTSTAANRLRQRDRGRIVEGAKADLVVFDHMTVKAHATYEVPRQAASGIFHVMVNGELALENGVMTGSRAGRVIRMPS, encoded by the coding sequence ATGACTACTGAGACCACGCTGTTTTCCGGCGGCATCATCGTCGACGGCCTCGGTTCCGATCCCGTGCGCGGCGACGTGCTGGTTCAAGGCGATCGCATCGTCCGGATCACTGACGGCAGCGAGACGCTCGAAGCCGACCGCACGATCGCCATCGACGGGCTGATTATCGCCCCCGGCTTCATCGACATGCACACCCATTCCGACCTGCAGGTGCTGGTCCAGCCGGACCACACCTCGAAGATCACGCAAGGGGTGACGACCGAGGTGCTCGGCCAGGACGGCCTGAGCTACGCGCCGATCGACGAGGCGACGCTGGCCGAGCTCCGCGCCCAGCTCAAGGGCTGGAACGACGACCCGCCCGGCTTCGACTGGAACTGGCGCTCGGTCGCCGAATATCTGAAGCGGCTCGACGGCAACACCGCCGTGAACACCGCCTATCTGGTGCCGCACGGCAATCTGCGCATGCTGGTGATGGGCAACGCCCCCCGCCTCGCCACGCCGGACGAGCTGGAGCAGATGAAGGCGCTGCTGCGCACCGCGCTCGAGGAAGGGGGCGTCGGCCTCTCGACCGGCCTCACCTACGTCCCGGCGATGTATTCCGACACCGACGAGTTGGTCGCGCTCTGCGAGATCGTCGCCGAATATGGCGGCTTCTACTGCCCGCATCACCGCAACTACGGCCTCGACGCGCTCGGCGGCTACCGCGAATGCTTCGAGATCGCCCGCCGCTCCGGCGTCGCGCTGCATCTCGCCCACACGCATCTCTCCTTCGAGTGCAATCGCGGCAAGCTGCCGGAGCTTCTGAAGATGCTCGACGACGCCATCGCCGACGGCGTCGACCTGACCTTCGACAGCTACCCCTATCTCGCCGGCATGACGACGCTCCTCTCGCAATTGCCGAGCTGGGCGCTCGCCGGCACCGGCGAGGAGCAGATGGCGCGGCTGCGCTCGCCGGAAGATCGCGCCAGGATCATCGAGGCGCTGGATGTCACCGGCTCGGACGGCCACCAGGGCCTGACCGTCAACTGGTCGACCGTGCATGTCGTCGGCACGCCCGGCGCGCCCGAGCTCGAATGGGTGATGGAGAGCGATCTCGCCACCGCCGCCGCCAAGGCCGGCAAGAAGCCGGCCGAGTTCGCGCTCGACATCCTCGTCGCCACCGAACGCAGCGCGCCTTGCGTCTTCTTCATCGGCCATGAAGAACATGTGCGCGCGCTGATGCAGCGCGACGAGCACACGGTCGGCAGCGACGGCATTCTCGTCGGCGACCGGCCGCACCCGCGCTCCTGGGGCACGTTCCCGCGCATGCTGGAAACCTATGTGCGCGAGGAAAAGGTCCTGACCCTCGCCGAATGCGTCCGCCACATGACCAGCACGGCGGCGAACCGGCTGCGCCAGCGCGATCGCGGCCGCATCGTCGAGGGCGCCAAGGCCGATCTCGTCGTCTTCGACCACATGACGGTCAAGGCCCACGCCACCTACGAAGTGCCGCGCCAGGCGGCCTCCGGCATCTTCCACGTGATGGTGAACGGCGAGCTGGCGCTGGAAAACGGCGTCATGACTGGCAGCCGCGCCGGCCGCGTCATCCGCATGCCGTCCTGA
- a CDS encoding DUF6492 family protein, which translates to MTAAPEAALITCSFRGDLDVCRMLCESIDRFVPETIPHILYVPRADIPLFADLASDRRIVAAQEDLLPRWFLKLPLPGPEWRRRLRLPRRNMYVTPYSPLVRGWIAQQIMKIAATANAPAEIVAHVDSDNVFIRPLKLEHLARDGKVRIYRNPERVELETHRVWQETAGKLLGLPPSRYYGAEYINPFVVWRRSVIRSMIGRIEAIAGRDWRIVLARTPHFAEYVLYGVYADQVLGLEAAGLMAEDFTLCHSRWGDEFAGAEDEGAFIRALRPEHVTCLIQSTIDTSMDKRRAIFEQVAALAREQDQEASRLTESASR; encoded by the coding sequence ATGACCGCCGCTCCCGAAGCCGCGCTGATCACCTGCTCGTTCCGAGGCGATCTCGACGTCTGCCGCATGCTCTGCGAGAGCATCGACCGTTTCGTGCCCGAGACGATCCCGCACATTCTCTATGTGCCGCGCGCCGACATCCCACTCTTCGCCGATCTCGCCTCCGACCGCCGTATCGTCGCCGCCCAGGAGGACCTGCTGCCGCGCTGGTTCCTGAAGCTGCCGCTACCCGGCCCGGAATGGCGCCGCCGGCTGCGTCTCCCCCGCCGCAACATGTATGTGACGCCCTACAGCCCGCTGGTGCGCGGCTGGATCGCGCAGCAGATCATGAAGATCGCCGCGACGGCGAACGCGCCGGCCGAGATCGTCGCCCATGTCGACAGCGACAACGTCTTCATCCGCCCGCTGAAACTCGAACACCTCGCCCGCGACGGCAAGGTGCGGATCTATCGCAATCCGGAGCGGGTCGAGCTGGAGACGCACCGGGTCTGGCAGGAGACGGCCGGCAAGCTGCTCGGCCTGCCGCCAAGCCGCTACTATGGCGCCGAATACATCAACCCCTTCGTCGTCTGGCGGCGCTCCGTCATCCGCTCGATGATCGGGCGGATCGAGGCGATCGCCGGCCGCGACTGGCGCATCGTCCTCGCCCGCACGCCGCATTTCGCCGAATATGTGCTCTACGGAGTCTATGCCGACCAGGTGCTCGGGCTCGAGGCGGCCGGGCTGATGGCGGAGGATTTCACCCTCTGCCATTCGCGCTGGGGCGACGAATTCGCCGGCGCCGAGGATGAGGGCGCCTTCATCCGCGCGCTCCGGCCGGAGCATGTCACCTGCCTGATCCAGTCGACCATCGACACCTCGATGGACAAGCGCCGCGCCATCTTCGAGCAGGTGGCGGCGCTGGCCAGAGAGCAGGATCAGGAAGCGTCGCGCCTTACAGAATCCGCCTCGCGATAG
- a CDS encoding alanine racemase, translating to MSAPSAPAASAWTDIPVATPGLVLDRDILDRNLDEMAAIARSAGVELFPHAKTHRMAEAGRRQIARGAHGLCVAKLGEAEAFADAGIERLFVANPIFGAENGARALALSRRADTLFATDSVDAAASIGAVFAAAGETARMMLAIDSGLGREGVSPAKAPAVAKAIHAAAGVELVGIYTHEGSTYGAKDRADLEARAVAAGEAMVAVAEAIRAEGIRLPIVSLGASASARAVAHVPGVTQIRPGIYAFNDVGQVALGNATLDTVAVRVIGTVVSHPDPDRACIDAGSKSLSTDLVPAAAHRDEYPGMGLIVNAPGWVIEKMSEEHGWLRWHGAGEPTPLPVGTRLEIVPNHVCMAFAMLRRAAVLKDGAVAETWEGFGPGSSE from the coding sequence ATGTCCGCCCCCTCCGCTCCCGCCGCCTCCGCCTGGACCGACATCCCGGTCGCCACCCCCGGCCTCGTGCTCGACCGCGACATACTCGACCGCAATCTCGACGAGATGGCCGCGATCGCCCGCTCCGCCGGGGTCGAGCTATTCCCGCATGCCAAGACCCACCGCATGGCCGAGGCCGGCCGCCGCCAGATCGCGCGCGGCGCGCATGGGCTCTGTGTCGCCAAGCTGGGCGAGGCCGAGGCCTTCGCCGATGCCGGCATCGAGCGCCTCTTCGTCGCCAACCCGATCTTCGGCGCCGAGAACGGCGCCCGCGCGCTGGCGCTCTCCCGCCGCGCCGACACGCTGTTCGCGACCGACAGCGTCGACGCCGCCGCGAGCATCGGCGCCGTCTTCGCGGCGGCGGGCGAAACCGCACGCATGATGCTGGCGATCGATTCCGGCCTCGGCCGCGAGGGCGTCTCGCCGGCCAAGGCGCCTGCCGTCGCCAAGGCGATTCACGCGGCGGCGGGCGTCGAGCTGGTCGGCATCTACACGCATGAAGGCAGCACCTACGGCGCCAAGGACCGCGCCGACCTCGAGGCGCGCGCCGTCGCCGCCGGCGAGGCGATGGTCGCCGTCGCCGAGGCGATCCGCGCCGAGGGCATTCGGCTGCCGATCGTCTCGCTCGGCGCCTCGGCCTCGGCCCGCGCCGTCGCCCATGTGCCAGGCGTCACCCAGATCCGTCCCGGCATCTACGCCTTCAACGATGTCGGCCAGGTCGCGCTCGGCAATGCGACGCTCGACACGGTCGCGGTGCGCGTCATCGGCACGGTCGTCAGCCATCCCGATCCCGACCGCGCCTGCATCGACGCCGGTTCGAAGTCGCTCTCGACCGATCTGGTGCCCGCCGCAGCCCACCGCGACGAATATCCCGGCATGGGGCTGATCGTGAACGCGCCCGGCTGGGTGATCGAGAAGATGTCGGAAGAGCATGGCTGGCTGCGCTGGCACGGCGCGGGCGAGCCGACGCCGCTGCCGGTCGGCACGCGGCTGGAGATCGTCCCCAACCATGTCTGCATGGCCTTCGCCATGCTCCGCCGCGCCGCCGTCCTCAAGGACGGTGCGGTAGCCGAGACCTGGGAAGGTTTCGGGCCGGGCTCGTCGGAGTAG
- a CDS encoding glycosyltransferase family 2 protein, with protein sequence MDISTKADGAIDLAIVICTYRREKLLARALDSIRRQAIPLGATLSVVVADNSDDGSAASVVAAAQAASPFAIRYVEAHPANISVARNAGIRATDAPFIAFIDDDEELAPGWFEAVVEGLKTHPHDVFFGGVDPVFAAPERVTPAIRTLFSRQIEAPPGQDVVALGRRSERVLTVATCNSIFRRATTLTDADPFNPRFGHAGGEDLDLFCRLQARGRRFGWLPAARVSEIVPADRCDPAYLRRRFFAGGQVYAEAVAGNSRWPVATRWWLRAKALAQLGLLALRYPGVRRLGGAAEADFGYRWAGVRGKLSLGSLYPVYREADSVRRDAS encoded by the coding sequence TTGGACATTTCGACGAAGGCGGACGGCGCGATCGATCTCGCGATCGTCATCTGCACCTATCGGCGCGAAAAGCTGCTCGCCCGCGCGCTCGACAGCATCCGCAGGCAGGCGATTCCCCTCGGTGCGACGCTCTCCGTCGTCGTTGCCGACAACAGCGACGACGGCTCGGCCGCTTCTGTCGTCGCGGCGGCTCAAGCCGCGAGCCCGTTCGCGATCCGCTATGTCGAGGCCCATCCCGCCAACATCTCCGTGGCGCGCAACGCCGGCATCCGGGCGACCGACGCGCCCTTCATCGCCTTCATCGACGACGACGAGGAACTGGCGCCGGGCTGGTTCGAGGCCGTGGTGGAAGGGCTGAAGACCCATCCGCATGACGTTTTCTTCGGCGGCGTCGATCCCGTCTTCGCGGCGCCGGAGCGGGTGACGCCGGCGATCCGCACGCTCTTCTCGCGCCAGATCGAGGCGCCACCCGGCCAGGACGTGGTGGCGCTCGGCCGGCGGAGCGAGCGCGTGCTGACGGTTGCGACCTGCAATTCGATCTTCCGCCGCGCCACGACCTTGACCGACGCCGATCCGTTCAATCCGCGCTTCGGCCATGCCGGCGGCGAGGATCTCGATCTCTTCTGCCGGCTGCAGGCGCGCGGCCGCCGCTTCGGCTGGCTGCCGGCGGCGCGGGTTTCCGAGATCGTCCCGGCCGATCGTTGCGATCCCGCCTATCTCCGCCGCCGCTTCTTCGCCGGCGGGCAGGTCTATGCCGAGGCCGTCGCCGGCAACAGCCGGTGGCCGGTCGCGACCCGCTGGTGGCTGCGTGCGAAGGCGCTGGCGCAACTCGGCCTGCTGGCGCTCCGCTATCCGGGCGTTCGCCGGCTGGGCGGCGCGGCCGAGGCCGATTTCGGCTATCGCTGGGCCGGCGTGCGCGGCAAGCTTTCGCTCGGCAGCCTCTATCCCGTCTATCGCGAGGCGGATTCTGTAAGGCGCGACGCTTCCTGA
- a CDS encoding glycosyltransferase family 2 protein — translation MDSVSIVIPTLNRPQALQRAIASALAQSGPFAFEILVVDNSRDGNARDLVEAMARDAAHPVRYIAAPVPGVANARNAGVAASASRWIAFLDDDEEASTNWLGRHLETARTSGAQAVFGPVLAKAEGDRAIGPLAPYFSRRFDRLDGEDVTDLAPYLGTNNSMFEREACFAVKVPFDTSMNEIGGEDTLLLKRLADEGKRFAWSARGTVTEWVPERRLSWAYVRKRKFLSGQIRVLTHWKTRPVEWSRIAFWMSAGMIQIVLHGILVIALRPFHPVRAEKARVKLHGGLGKVLWARSRPALYGSGLVS, via the coding sequence GTGGATAGCGTTTCCATCGTCATTCCCACTTTGAACCGCCCGCAGGCCTTGCAGCGCGCCATCGCCAGTGCGCTCGCGCAATCGGGACCGTTCGCCTTCGAGATCCTCGTCGTCGACAATTCGCGCGACGGCAATGCGCGTGACCTGGTCGAGGCGATGGCGCGCGACGCCGCGCATCCCGTCCGCTACATAGCCGCCCCCGTGCCCGGCGTCGCCAATGCCCGCAATGCTGGCGTCGCCGCGTCCGCGAGCCGCTGGATCGCCTTTCTCGACGATGACGAGGAGGCGTCGACGAACTGGCTCGGTCGTCACCTCGAAACGGCGCGGACGAGCGGCGCGCAGGCCGTGTTCGGCCCGGTCCTCGCAAAAGCCGAGGGTGACCGGGCGATCGGGCCGCTGGCGCCCTATTTCTCCCGCCGGTTCGACCGCCTCGACGGGGAGGACGTCACCGACCTCGCGCCCTATCTCGGCACCAACAATTCGATGTTCGAGCGCGAGGCCTGTTTCGCGGTGAAGGTTCCCTTTGACACCAGCATGAACGAGATCGGCGGCGAGGATACGCTGCTGCTGAAGCGGCTCGCCGACGAGGGCAAGCGCTTCGCCTGGTCGGCGCGGGGCACCGTGACGGAATGGGTGCCGGAGCGGCGGCTGAGTTGGGCCTATGTGCGCAAGCGGAAATTCCTCTCCGGCCAGATCCGCGTCCTGACGCACTGGAAGACGCGACCGGTCGAATGGTCCCGCATCGCCTTCTGGATGAGCGCCGGGATGATCCAGATCGTCCTGCACGGTATCCTCGTGATCGCCCTGCGACCGTTCCATCCGGTCCGGGCCGAGAAGGCGCGCGTCAAGCTGCATGGCGGGCTCGGCAAGGTGCTTTGGGCGCGCTCCCGCCCCGCCCTCTACGGCTCGGGACTGGTCTCGTGA
- a CDS encoding beta-propeller fold lactonase family protein, whose translation MSDYKLASGEALFVASRGVFELHGLTRWVQKDGAWVGETLGRAEQLSALAWHPTLPVIYGTSRAGMDGEIHAWRITGDKAETIGEKKSGGAEPCHLVVDPSGKLLVFTNYTTSTLGLQRLGSDGGFDGEVALVKLSGGGPEIDRQDDAHPHQAFFIGETLVIIDLGDDSIREFSLDLSKPGAAALTQTRVTKLPAGCGPRHAVVLNDGRLAVSGELGSNLLVGHLGAPEGAWQSVPSTTRPGPARTRHRRNYPGDIQRSADGCFVYFANRGNDTIATFDVSGAKPVLVSELDSTVFWPQHLLVHGDHLLVAGWDSSRVAALKLTDGIPGPAETAFECAGPGWLLLQAKQG comes from the coding sequence ATGTCCGACTACAAGCTCGCCAGCGGCGAGGCGCTGTTCGTCGCCTCGCGCGGTGTCTTCGAACTGCACGGCCTGACCCGCTGGGTGCAGAAGGACGGCGCGTGGGTCGGCGAGACGCTGGGGCGCGCCGAGCAGCTTTCCGCGCTTGCCTGGCATCCGACGCTGCCGGTCATCTACGGCACGTCGCGCGCCGGCATGGACGGCGAGATCCACGCCTGGCGGATCACGGGCGACAAGGCCGAGACCATCGGCGAGAAGAAGAGCGGCGGCGCCGAGCCCTGCCACCTCGTCGTCGACCCGTCGGGCAAACTCCTCGTCTTCACCAACTACACCACTTCGACGCTCGGCCTGCAGCGGCTCGGTTCGGATGGCGGCTTCGACGGCGAGGTTGCACTTGTAAAGCTCTCGGGCGGCGGGCCGGAGATCGACCGGCAGGACGACGCCCATCCGCATCAGGCGTTCTTCATCGGCGAGACGCTCGTCATCATCGATCTCGGCGACGATTCGATCCGCGAATTCAGCCTCGACCTCTCGAAGCCGGGCGCCGCCGCCCTGACGCAGACGCGGGTGACAAAGCTCCCCGCCGGCTGCGGCCCGCGCCATGCCGTGGTGCTCAACGACGGCCGCCTCGCCGTCTCCGGCGAGCTCGGCTCCAATTTGCTCGTCGGCCATCTCGGCGCGCCGGAAGGCGCCTGGCAGAGCGTTCCGAGCACGACGCGGCCGGGCCCCGCCCGCACTCGCCACCGCCGCAATTATCCCGGCGACATCCAGCGCTCGGCCGATGGCTGCTTCGTCTATTTCGCCAATCGCGGCAACGACACGATCGCAACCTTCGACGTCTCTGGCGCGAAGCCGGTGCTCGTCTCGGAGCTCGATTCGACCGTGTTCTGGCCGCAGCATCTGCTGGTGCATGGCGACCATCTGCTCGTCGCCGGCTGGGATTCCTCCCGCGTCGCCGCGCTGAAGCTCACGGACGGCATTCCCGGCCCGGCCGAGACCGCCTTCGAATGCGCCGGCCCCGGCTGGCTGCTGCTGCAGGCCAAGCAGGGCTGA
- a CDS encoding Gfo/Idh/MocA family protein: protein MATTTETGIAIVGCGYVADAYRQCLPLHQGTLRLAGAYDRDPERLAAYRATWGDRAYASLDELLADPSVSIVLNLTDPESHAAVTEAAIAAGKHVYSEKPLAMTATEAAALRDRARAGGVRLASAPCNLLGESVQTAWAAIREGRIGKVLLAYAELDDGMIHRANYGDWRSRSGKPWPGRGEFETGCTYEHAGYALTVFAALFGPATRVTSFAALLVPDKDTTPPLAHPAPDFSVGCIEFESGVVARLTNSIVAPYDHRMRIIGETGTIEIKEPWDYASPVILRRPGEGRIARLIERRLGGGLGKRLPMARPVPFKGGRGKPTMDFLRGPAELAEAIRDGRPSRLDEDFAVHVTEVTEMLQYPERFDRPVLVKSRFAPIRPMDWAT, encoded by the coding sequence ATGGCGACGACGACGGAGACGGGCATCGCCATCGTCGGATGCGGCTATGTCGCCGACGCCTACCGGCAATGCCTGCCGCTGCATCAAGGCACGCTGCGGCTCGCCGGCGCCTATGACCGCGACCCCGAGCGCCTCGCCGCCTACCGGGCGACCTGGGGCGACCGCGCCTATGCCTCGCTGGACGAGCTGCTGGCGGATCCATCCGTATCGATCGTCCTCAACCTGACCGATCCCGAAAGCCACGCCGCCGTCACCGAGGCCGCGATCGCCGCCGGCAAGCATGTCTATTCGGAAAAGCCGCTCGCCATGACGGCGACCGAGGCGGCGGCGCTGCGCGACCGGGCGCGGGCCGGCGGCGTCCGCCTCGCCTCGGCGCCGTGCAACCTGCTCGGCGAGAGCGTGCAGACCGCCTGGGCCGCGATCCGCGAAGGCCGGATCGGCAAGGTGCTGCTCGCCTATGCCGAGCTCGACGACGGCATGATCCACCGCGCCAATTATGGCGATTGGCGGAGCCGCAGCGGCAAGCCATGGCCGGGCCGCGGCGAGTTCGAGACCGGCTGCACCTATGAGCATGCAGGCTATGCGCTGACCGTCTTCGCCGCCCTGTTCGGCCCGGCGACGCGGGTGACCTCGTTCGCGGCGCTGCTCGTCCCCGACAAGGACACGACGCCGCCGCTCGCCCATCCGGCGCCGGATTTTTCCGTCGGCTGCATCGAGTTCGAGAGCGGCGTCGTCGCCCGCCTCACCAATTCGATCGTCGCGCCTTATGACCACCGCATGCGGATCATCGGCGAGACCGGCACGATCGAGATCAAGGAGCCGTGGGACTATGCCTCGCCGGTCATCCTGCGCCGTCCCGGCGAAGGGCGGATCGCGCGGCTGATCGAGCGCCGCCTCGGCGGCGGCCTCGGCAAGCGCCTGCCGATGGCGCGGCCGGTGCCGTTCAAGGGCGGACGCGGCAAGCCGACCATGGATTTTTTACGCGGGCCGGCGGAGCTGGCGGAGGCGATCCGGGACGGTCGCCCGTCACGGCTCGACGAGGATTTCGCCGTGCATGTGACGGAAGTGACCGAGATGCTGCAATATCCCGAGCGCTTCGATCGCCCCGTGCTCGTCAAATCGCGCTTCGCGCCGATCCGGCCGATGGACTGGGCGACATGA
- a CDS encoding O-antigen ligase — protein sequence MSDAPMPAPLRAPAGASPRGSWRSEAGLSGLLHAVLFAGFMVYTFVGTRPFADASVAERLEGNPLDRVVALGLVLLALAALVVHHRAAARLFLANIPLIALTGFCLLSTLWSDYPGLTLRRAILLVFLTTIAAGIAVGLRDLRRFHSWWFVGLTGVMLVNLVGTALWPGIAVTDIGVRGLYTQKNVAGLVAMITVLCGATWIFGARGARPVLFGLLMLLPAVLFLVLTRSKTSIGLTGLALAVLVAVALAERWGTRFVLLMIGLGLAALATLLGLFAAYDFELDALLNATLGDASFTGRDELWAFALRSAEERFWLGHGYGAFWDVGLAADPLQRLEPGTWLGDVEIGTINQAHNGYLELWLHVGLPATLLATWIVARGVVSGAAQALAGPLGRPSRAAIGFMALLLLITLLHNLTEATLFMRGTVLSNVVVLFLFLLSRSRTLEDPEVAGRRALG from the coding sequence ATGAGCGATGCCCCGATGCCCGCGCCGCTCCGCGCCCCGGCCGGCGCGTCGCCGCGCGGGTCTTGGCGCAGCGAGGCCGGGCTGTCGGGCCTCCTGCATGCCGTCCTTTTTGCCGGCTTCATGGTCTATACCTTCGTCGGCACGCGGCCCTTCGCCGATGCCTCGGTCGCCGAGCGGCTCGAGGGCAATCCGCTCGATCGCGTCGTGGCGCTCGGGCTGGTGCTGCTGGCGCTGGCAGCCCTCGTCGTGCATCACCGCGCCGCGGCGAGGCTCTTCCTCGCCAATATCCCGCTGATCGCGCTGACCGGCTTCTGTCTCCTGAGCACGCTCTGGTCGGACTATCCGGGGCTGACGCTGCGGCGGGCGATCCTGCTCGTGTTTCTGACGACGATCGCCGCCGGCATCGCGGTGGGCTTGCGCGATCTCCGCCGCTTCCATAGCTGGTGGTTCGTCGGCCTCACCGGCGTGATGCTGGTCAATCTCGTCGGCACCGCGCTCTGGCCCGGCATCGCCGTCACCGATATCGGCGTGCGCGGCCTCTATACGCAGAAGAACGTCGCCGGCCTGGTGGCGATGATCACCGTGCTCTGCGGCGCGACCTGGATTTTTGGCGCACGCGGGGCGCGGCCCGTGCTGTTCGGGCTCCTGATGTTGCTGCCGGCCGTGCTCTTCCTGGTGCTCACCCGCAGCAAGACCTCGATCGGCCTGACGGGCCTGGCACTCGCTGTCCTCGTCGCCGTCGCGCTTGCCGAGCGCTGGGGCACGCGCTTCGTGCTGCTGATGATCGGGCTCGGCCTCGCCGCGCTCGCCACTCTACTCGGCCTGTTCGCGGCCTATGATTTCGAGCTCGACGCCCTGCTCAACGCCACGCTCGGCGACGCCTCCTTCACCGGCCGTGACGAGCTCTGGGCCTTCGCGCTGCGGTCGGCCGAGGAGCGCTTCTGGCTCGGGCACGGCTATGGCGCGTTCTGGGATGTCGGGCTGGCGGCGGATCCGCTGCAGCGGCTGGAGCCCGGAACCTGGCTCGGCGACGTCGAGATCGGCACCATCAACCAGGCGCATAACGGCTACCTGGAGCTCTGGCTGCATGTCGGCCTGCCGGCGACCCTCCTCGCGACATGGATCGTCGCCCGCGGCGTCGTCTCCGGCGCCGCGCAGGCGCTTGCCGGGCCGCTCGGCCGCCCCTCGCGCGCCGCCATCGGCTTCATGGCGCTGCTGCTCCTGATCACGCTCCTGCACAACCTGACCGAGGCGACGCTGTTCATGCGCGGCACGGTGCTCTCGAATGTCGTCGTGCTCTTCCTCTTTCTCCTCTCGCGCAGCCGGACGCTGGAGGACCCCGAGGTGGCCGGACGTCGCGCGTTGGGTTAG